The Nakamurella antarctica genomic interval CGAACGCCGGACCTCATGACGGCACTGAACTCGGCCGCTGTGTGGAGGCGGGACTCGGTCGGTAACACGTCAGTGCCCGGGGGCGCGAATTAAGCGGAGATAGCCTTGCGACCCTTGGCCCGACGTGCAGCCAGGATCACGCGGCCCGCGCGGGTGTGCATCCGCAGCCGGAAGCCGTGGGTCTTGGACCGGCGGCGGTTGTTCGGCTGGAAGGTGCGCTTGCTCACGGTATTTCTCCAAAGGTAGTTCTTCTGAATAGCTGACGAGGAAAGCTGTCGCTACCGGTATCTCATGGTAGGCAGCACGCAGTGGCTCGGCCGAAACCAAGCACTTGTCGAGATTACGGACTCTGGAGCGGCTGGTCAACCTGGGTAACAGACTCCCCATCC includes:
- the rpmH gene encoding 50S ribosomal protein L34, which translates into the protein MSKRTFQPNNRRRSKTHGFRLRMHTRAGRVILAARRAKGRKAISA